One Kaistella polysaccharea DNA segment encodes these proteins:
- the porK gene encoding type IX secretion system lipoprotein PorK/GldK has protein sequence MKRVLLILLSASVVMSCSRGGGSSAGKPGSKGELIAKKRGKSFTAERPHGMVAIPAGSFVMGLADQDFTNTPEKAPLKTVTVSSFFMDETEITNGQYKVFVDYVRDSIARSLLAEAAGDGSGGGNGTSIADYAYSSKKAGDNKNAYQEFMESQGGRDGYDESKKLDWDVPLKWNTNDYPDAQYAEILESMYIPQAERINNERIIDTRKLKYAFQWEDISQAVKDNSRGANYLKKESIAVYPDTTVWITDFSYAYNEPLYDGYFWHKSYKDYPVVGVTWDQARAFCNFRSKLKSDYNESLKKRKQKPMSFRLPTEAEWEYAARGGKENATYPWGGPYLQDDRGCYLANFKPKRGNYLEDEKKGYTYTAPVKTFPRNGFGLYDMAGNVAEWTESPYNNSTYQFASTLNPYLSGQAAKEPRKSVRGGSWKDVGYLLMTGYRDYERKDSARSFIGFRTVQDIPEGSVKFKKRTK, from the coding sequence ATGAAAAGAGTACTTCTAATATTATTATCAGCATCCGTTGTTATGTCTTGCTCCAGAGGAGGAGGATCATCGGCAGGGAAGCCCGGATCAAAGGGTGAACTTATTGCTAAGAAAAGAGGAAAATCGTTCACTGCTGAACGTCCGCATGGCATGGTGGCAATTCCCGCTGGTTCATTTGTGATGGGATTAGCTGATCAAGATTTTACCAATACCCCAGAAAAAGCACCGCTTAAAACGGTAACGGTTTCATCTTTCTTTATGGATGAGACTGAAATTACCAATGGTCAGTATAAAGTCTTTGTTGATTACGTACGCGATTCTATTGCACGCTCTTTATTGGCTGAAGCAGCTGGTGATGGAAGCGGCGGTGGAAACGGAACATCAATTGCAGATTACGCGTACTCTTCAAAAAAAGCTGGTGATAACAAAAATGCCTATCAGGAATTTATGGAATCTCAAGGTGGTCGTGATGGCTACGATGAATCTAAAAAATTAGATTGGGACGTTCCGTTGAAGTGGAATACAAATGATTATCCCGATGCACAATATGCGGAGATCTTAGAATCGATGTATATTCCGCAGGCAGAAAGAATAAATAATGAAAGAATTATCGATACGCGCAAATTAAAATATGCTTTCCAATGGGAAGATATTTCACAAGCAGTAAAAGACAATTCCAGAGGGGCTAACTACCTGAAGAAAGAAAGTATCGCAGTATATCCCGACACAACCGTTTGGATTACTGATTTCAGTTACGCTTATAATGAGCCATTGTACGACGGCTATTTCTGGCACAAGTCCTATAAAGATTATCCAGTTGTAGGAGTTACGTGGGATCAGGCACGTGCTTTTTGTAACTTCCGTTCTAAATTAAAATCGGATTACAACGAATCTTTGAAAAAAAGAAAACAAAAACCTATGTCCTTTAGACTTCCTACGGAAGCGGAATGGGAATATGCAGCTCGTGGTGGAAAAGAAAATGCAACTTACCCTTGGGGCGGTCCGTATTTACAAGATGACAGAGGTTGCTACCTGGCCAACTTTAAACCGAAACGTGGTAATTATTTAGAAGACGAAAAGAAAGGATACACTTATACAGCACCAGTTAAAACTTTTCCAAGAAATGGATTTGGTTTATATGATATGGCTGGAAACGTTGCAGAATGGACAGAGTCACCTTATAACAACTCTACATACCAGTTCGCATCAACTTTAAATCCATATTTATCAGGTCAGGCTGCTAAAGAACCAAGAAAATCTGTAAGAGGAGGATCGTGGAAAGATGTAGGTTATTTACTGATGACTGGTTACAGAGACTACGAAAGAAAAGATTCTGCAAGAAGTTTCATCGGATTCCGAACAGTTCAGGATATTCCTGAAGGATCTGTAAAATTCAAAAAAAGAACAAAATAA
- the porL gene encoding type IX secretion system motor protein PorL/GldL: MFKTKEATYNFIYSIGAAIVILGALFKMTHWSIGPLTGNVTLAIGLITEAIIFTIFAFDAPKSEESYAWENVYPELLDSDASPNPKHSTFGIQAAEVKELEVSLSDKLDKMLADAKLDVGLFDRLRTGIDKFSASVDQINQTVDVTASTQKYNDQLLLASSHLESMNALYALQLEHGKEQTEYSKKYIADMQESAQHSVKFNEELSGLTSNLNNLNRVYGGMLSAMKS, from the coding sequence ATGTTTAAAACTAAAGAAGCAACGTACAATTTCATCTACTCCATAGGAGCAGCAATCGTAATCCTTGGAGCACTATTCAAGATGACTCACTGGAGCATAGGTCCTCTTACTGGAAACGTAACATTAGCAATCGGTTTGATTACTGAAGCTATCATCTTTACCATCTTTGCATTTGATGCACCAAAATCTGAAGAATCTTACGCTTGGGAAAATGTATATCCGGAATTATTGGATTCTGATGCATCTCCAAATCCAAAACATTCAACTTTCGGAATTCAGGCTGCTGAAGTAAAAGAACTAGAAGTTTCTTTATCTGATAAATTAGATAAAATGTTGGCTGATGCTAAATTAGATGTTGGTTTATTTGACCGATTAAGAACTGGAATCGATAAATTTTCAGCTTCTGTAGATCAAATTAACCAAACGGTTGACGTTACAGCTTCTACTCAAAAATACAACGATCAGTTGTTGTTGGCTTCAAGTCACCTAGAAAGTATGAACGCATTATACGCACTTCAGTTAGAGCATGGAAAAGAACAAACTGAATACAGCAAAAAATATATTGCAGATATGCAGGAATCTGCGCAACATTCAGTTAAATTTAATGAAGAATTATCTGGATTAACCTCTAACCTTAATAATCTTAACAGAGTATACGGCGGAATGCTTAGCGCGATGAAATCATAA
- the porM gene encoding type IX secretion system motor protein PorM/GldM gives MAQGKQTPRQKMINLMYLVFIAMLAMQIDQEIIRSYKDTTGSLEETRALTENNNSIFKQTLEAKAKNTPDTFEAPLERYKGLEEKADDLVKSIEGLKIQLSKEAEYDQSLEIQESFASLNNTEPSTNIFFENGDENKVSKNATALKAKIEAFKKYINDNFASNNLMKAMVARTNKQMITEFDKPRNGKNWLQYKFYNQPLIAALSNLEVIQSSARGIQGDALSVMLQEKVDADIKFDAYSAIVSAPATVVQGESAQGKVAIGNYSSNVPGLSMPGLTVTNGQGVRNLDTGGLGEKSFSGKISFTDVNGKVIELPYNHTYKVVSGAQELKAQKGAILTADKMNVLYRGLPNPISGSILGADMAGISLSASGASVKGGGGKWTVTPGGGSTVNLTISGRDPKGGTISQSFPFRIKNVPPPVGEIQGRSVVSMPASSIPNQRVTADMPDFDFPVSFTVNSFMFKVPGKAAMLVNGNSMSSVASLTKNLRNGDIAYVFNIQATASGLGGQALKQIPPVVINVQ, from the coding sequence ATGGCACAAGGAAAACAGACTCCTCGTCAAAAGATGATCAACTTGATGTACTTGGTCTTTATCGCAATGCTTGCGATGCAGATTGATCAAGAAATCATCCGATCATACAAAGATACCACCGGCTCTCTGGAAGAAACCAGAGCCCTAACCGAAAATAATAACTCAATATTCAAGCAAACTTTAGAAGCTAAAGCCAAAAATACGCCTGATACCTTCGAAGCTCCTTTAGAAAGATACAAAGGATTAGAAGAGAAAGCAGATGATTTGGTTAAATCTATTGAAGGTTTAAAAATCCAACTTAGTAAAGAAGCTGAGTACGATCAATCACTAGAAATTCAGGAAAGTTTTGCTTCGCTTAACAATACTGAACCTTCTACAAACATTTTCTTTGAAAATGGAGATGAAAATAAAGTTTCAAAAAATGCGACTGCTTTAAAAGCTAAAATTGAAGCTTTCAAAAAGTATATCAACGATAATTTCGCTTCAAATAATTTGATGAAAGCGATGGTTGCCAGAACAAACAAACAGATGATCACTGAATTTGACAAACCTAGAAATGGCAAAAACTGGTTACAATATAAATTTTACAATCAGCCTCTTATTGCGGCGCTGTCAAATTTAGAAGTAATACAGTCATCAGCTCGAGGGATTCAAGGTGATGCTCTTTCTGTCATGCTTCAGGAAAAAGTGGATGCTGATATTAAATTTGATGCGTACTCCGCTATTGTTTCCGCACCTGCAACCGTAGTTCAGGGTGAATCTGCACAAGGAAAAGTTGCAATCGGTAACTACTCTAGTAACGTTCCGGGATTATCAATGCCAGGCCTGACTGTTACGAATGGACAAGGAGTTCGTAATTTAGATACTGGAGGTTTAGGAGAAAAATCCTTCAGTGGAAAAATATCTTTCACCGATGTGAATGGAAAAGTAATTGAATTACCTTATAACCACACCTATAAAGTAGTATCTGGAGCTCAGGAATTAAAAGCTCAGAAAGGTGCAATTCTTACTGCTGATAAAATGAATGTTCTTTACAGAGGATTACCAAATCCAATCTCCGGATCTATTCTTGGTGCTGATATGGCAGGGATTTCCCTTTCAGCGTCTGGAGCATCTGTAAAAGGAGGAGGTGGTAAATGGACGGTAACTCCGGGAGGAGGAAGCACTGTAAACCTGACTATTTCTGGACGTGATCCAAAAGGTGGTACAATTTCCCAGTCATTCCCTTTCCGTATTAAAAATGTACCGCCGCCAGTTGGAGAAATACAAGGAAGATCGGTTGTTTCGATGCCTGCATCGTCAATTCCGAATCAAAGAGTAACGGCAGATATGCCTGATTTCGATTTCCCTGTAAGTTTTACGGTAAACAGTTTTATGTTTAAAGTTCCTGGTAAAGCAGCAATGTTAGTAAATGGAAACTCAATGAGTTCTGTAGCCAGTTTAACTAAGAATCTTAGAAATGGAGATATCGCGTATGTCTTTAATATTCAAGCTACTGCAAGTGGACTTGGTGGTCAGGCTTTAAAACAGATTCCACCTGTTGTAATAAATGTACAGTAA